DNA from Triticum aestivum cultivar Chinese Spring chromosome 7D, IWGSC CS RefSeq v2.1, whole genome shotgun sequence:
GTTGCTACATGTATAGCGACATCATGTCACGCTTTGCAGAGTGGGTTAGAAAGTGATGATGGTTTGTGCGTCTTGTTATTGACCCGAGAGCACTCCCACAGTTTTGATTTTGTTGTCATCAAACTAAGGCACTGTGCTGCTTTTCATACACATCAATTTGTTGTAATCCATCAAGTCATGTCCTAATGTGTTATGTAGAAGGAGTAGTATAAATCTATGTTTGGTAGCTGGGCTGATTAGGAGGAAGTAATGTTTGGTCGAACAAAACAGAGAAGTACAGGTAGTTAGAATGCACTTCTCTACGATTGCTGCTGATACAAAGGAGTTCGTTCATTCGCTGGGGTCAAGTGTGCATCAGCGATTAGTTGTTTCTGAAACTATTGTGGGGAGGTTGGCATGTCAAATCATATCTAAAGGGACCGGCCTGGCTGAAGTGTGTGTCAAGTCACACCGTCTATTTTCTGAATCTGTCGCTTGATTCATCATTTGAGTGAGAGTGTTAGTTAATTAGTTGATCGATGCTTACGTCGATTGCTTGACTCGAGTCAATATTGTGAAAATTAAGTTCTGATTTTGACTGCTCAGTCTTGTGACTTCCTACGGAGCATGGCCGATGCATTGCAGTTGCAGCTGAGCGCGACGGCGAGTCACAGTACTAGTGCACGCCGGCGAGGAAGCCAGGCACATGCAAGTGACCATATGTCATCTCAGTATATGCATGCAATTTTTGATAGTAATAACAATAACTCACATGGCTGATTATATAGCAGTATACAACATCAATTGGATATCAAGTGACCATATTATTTGGTTTAGGTTTGATAGTGATGGGTGCTAGAAGAATTAGGCAAGGTGACAAGGGGCGTGCGTGTCGCCATCTTCTTCCTTTAATCCTTCATTGCAATTTGTTTGATGTTGAAATCCACGGACTGGTCTGAACCGAAGCTGATAGCTCGATTTGGACACCCTACCTGACGCCACTCCTCACTCCCTTTTCCCTCGTTTCAACCATCGATCGACCTAAAAGCTCTCTTCTTTCTTGGTGAAAGTAAGACGAACTCGCGCTCGCGCTCGCGGTAATCAATCATGGCGCCCACATCAGGCTGCCGGGCTCATGTATATACAGATACACTCACCTCACCCACTCACCCACCAAATTAGTTAGagctttctctcttctcttctcttctcttctcttctcttctcttctctgctCTCCACTGTCCAGGAACAGCAGgagcaggaaaaagaaaaagaggaggaagaagatgtcgATCAAGCACTGCGACAAGCACGACTGCGAGCGGCGGCGGCTGTACCGCCAGTTCTGCGCCGCCCTGGTGGCCGTCATCCTGCTCATCCTGCTCATCGTCCTCATCGTCTGGCTCGTGCTCCGCCCCACCAGGCCGCGCTTCTACCTCAACGGCCTCACCGTGGCGTGCCTCAACGCCACCTCCTCCCCGGCGTCCTACCTCACCGTGACGCTGCAAGCGACGATCGCCGCCCGCAACCCCAACTCCCGCGTCGGCATCTACTTCGACCGGACGGACGCCTACGCCGAGTACAAGGGGCAGCAGGTGACCGTCCCCACCGCGCTTCCCGTGGTGTACCAGGGCCACCTCGACGTGTCCGTGTGGTCGCCGTTCCTGGTGGGGTCGAACGTGCCGCTGGCCCCCTACCTGGCGGTGGCGCTGGCGCAGGACGAGACGGCCGGCTACGTGCTGCTCACGGTGCGGGTGGACGGCTGGATCAGGTGGAAGGCCGGGGCCTTCATCACCGGGCACTACCACCTCCGGGTCAGGTGCCCCGCCCTGCTCACCGTCAACGGAGGGCAGGGCAGCTACGGCTccatcgccggcggcggcgggaacgGCTACTTCAACTTCCAGCGCGCCGCGCCATGCGTTGTCGACGTCTGAACCCAACCGTTCTCTGAAATCCAGAGCCCTTTTGGTTCTGCTGGGCCGTCCCTGAAACTAATTAAGCTCTGCTCTGCTCGGGTAAATACGTATAGTACAATGGATTTTTGTGTCATTTTGACCGTTCTTAATTTTTTTTACGTACTTCTTTGAtggaaataaatccaggaaatatAGTAGCTAGGATGGTATATTTAAGACGTATTAAGGGGGAAATAAGTCGTTGCTAGTGTTGTATCTATACATGTATACTTGCTTTTAAAAAAAGCAGAGTTTAATCAGGGAGTAGGCGCATGTGCGTTGTTGCAGTCTGCTGCTGTTTTTGGTAGAGCAATGGAAGATgtaatgatcttcccctctttggcCCTCTTGCTGTATTGCGTTGGCAAATAATGAAAGAAAATGTTATCATGGCCACCTCATCGAATAGTATGTACTGCATACACACGGCCCCGCCGTCTCATTCCGTATTTGTGTCTTTTCCAGAGCCAGCTTTACCTGTGCGTATGGTGCAGTCAAATGTTTCATAGCCCGGTGGTTATCCTCCTTTTTAAAACAAGAAAAATCAAAGCGAGTCCAGCTAATTTTCCCATGGTTTTTAAGCGATCAGCCGATGACGCGACAGGGTTAACTTCGATGAGGTACCATGATGAATCGACCTGTTTGTTATGGTACTAAATTGACCCTTCACACACGGTAAcggtgaagagagagagagagagagttcgcGTACACATGAATCATCTTCGTCTTGCATCGTATCATATCTACCTTCTCACGTTGTTTCCCGATCAGCCGTGTCAAAGACTGCGCGGTAGTTCCTCGCAAAAAGAAGGACGAGTTTGCATGGTCGTTGCAATTTTATGGCTAGAGCAGTGTCTAAGTCATTATCATGTCACATCCATATTTTAGTGGCaccgtgcatgcttgcatgtgtacAATCTAAGCAATGTGCCTAACCGATTTCAAGGTTTGAGCCGCTGGCTGTTTGTTACAAGAGGAAAAGCGGGTAGGAACTGCCTTGGACCCTATTGCGAAAAGGTTTTTTGGGGGGTAGGTGGGGCGGGGGGCAAAAAAAATTAGCCGTACCGTCATACAAGGACTGAATCAACGTATACATCGAACGCTTGCAGACAGACTGATTAAGGCAAATTGCAAGGTTGTTAGGGTTTGTGCCATGCTTAAGAAGATGAGGCGCCGGCGACTTTttaaagatggaataaggttcttcccGCCTAGCCCTAGTCCCGGTGATGCTTCAagcgtcggagggcgtgtggaagTGTATCTCCACGACGGCCGGCATCCTAACACCCCTTGCGCGCTCTGGACTGAGATAACGCATTTCCATGTTTGCGGATGACCTGACCATCTTCCTCAAGCCGGTTGAACGAGATCTCACCGACTGTGCCTCCATTCTGAATCTATTTGGACACGCTTCGGGACCCCAAGTCAACATGAACAAAACCGCGGCTATCTCCATTCGGTGTTCCCAAGCATAGATGGACCGGGTATGCAAGACCTTAGGTTGCGCGGCCACTACCTTCCCATGTAAGTATCTGGGCCTTCCTTTGTCCATGAGGAAACAAACTGCGACCCAACTCCTGGGTctggtctgaaggaaatatgccctagaggcaataataaatttattattttatatttccttattcataataaaggtttattattcatgctacaattgtattgatcggaaacctaaatacatgtgtgaatacataaacaaatactgtgtctctagtgagcctctactagactagctcgttcatcaaagatggttaaggtatcataaccatagacatgtgttgtcatttgataacgggatcccatcactaggagaatgatgtgatggacaagatccatctgttagcttagcataatggtcgttcagttttattgctattgctttcttcatgtcaaatacatattccttcgactatgagattatgcaactcccggataccgcaggaatgccttgtgtgctatcaaacg
Protein-coding regions in this window:
- the LOC123168840 gene encoding NDR1/HIN1-like protein 1, encoding MSIKHCDKHDCERRRLYRQFCAALVAVILLILLIVLIVWLVLRPTRPRFYLNGLTVACLNATSSPASYLTVTLQATIAARNPNSRVGIYFDRTDAYAEYKGQQVTVPTALPVVYQGHLDVSVWSPFLVGSNVPLAPYLAVALAQDETAGYVLLTVRVDGWIRWKAGAFITGHYHLRVRCPALLTVNGGQGSYGSIAGGGGNGYFNFQRAAPCVVDV